One genomic window of Salmo salar chromosome ssa12, Ssal_v3.1, whole genome shotgun sequence includes the following:
- the LOC106565762 gene encoding uncharacterized protein isoform X1, translating to MHRAPEISEVLLDNRISGRGPGTQDMEVDGEVLKPTNDALLEREERVEVGDNGMERTSEVLSPLEALVPSDSLDIQDHATSGPVMTDDGHTEKIPGGVALEPPIDWFEPLEDDNYEDDTQGLDMGLAVGERHMNSRGDAEEESVAGSERSGSVAGSERNIKNNNLFSVYRRKKRVKTEEGWEDWPALGEGWKRKAVVRRSGSSVGQSDVYYMSPSNERVRSRVELSKVLADTLDMTMFDYKAGVFRGAGQPKTVRLRKNIQKDHTTSVDCGFSSESSSMGTPSRDPHLQHITPPRPNTSLTQISSASVAHDVEGMKHSATKLPSSPVSALSVSINGNAGSEPSFCVCTICDNSYTGFEYERQMKNPCCPKCRGKNPVYQRFRKWIPCGNCKACLTTEDCGSCANCKKALNPDSRKPVSCRKRKCLCPIRKKLCEVAGQERELEPAVVHVDPEYPKYAQRVTCLNKPEGPQKLDPHPMTNFKIDSGELQNSTPQYSDPEDFSVNVDIDDDDEEFDGDDADYEAWIRKRKRRSCGKCEACNSRIDCGTCDFCIDKPKFGGSNKKRQKCRLRQCQKQAMRHLLPFQLGQTDFGSEEGWVQLGRPRPHFTYSRKTTPKKSKTPQREVDLEFTDDIDEPLQEEDDHSMETAHWRPMLPSSSIPQDENFRNQLPTVQVHKETMEIVKKNALMERVPHILNHLSSPAYCTLFKPADPPVQYGGPPGENMSLAAPDGQSGMNGGRLSVEKDVEALSGEPEVEEVTPMITQIFSLADSAGTSGIDQDHELLKLLESLRSSALPTLWFAIMVEGPMLQLLQCSKLSHMVDTTVQIDLGFCYQICVQGQQLLLTHPLYEAHPSGLTSVPQVVNLLLDLEKYNVCQGVPTKEQPFSQAPIIIERASTCDFLVLKETEHCPKCKALSCSY from the exons ATGCATAGAGCCCCAGAAATTAGTGAAGTACTGCTGGATAACCGAATTTCAGGGAGAGGGCCAGGGACTCAAGACATGGAGGTTGACGGAGAGGTACTCAAACCTACAAATGATGCACTtctagaaagggaggagagggttgAGGTTGGGGACAATGGGATGGAGAGGACCTCTGAGGTCCTATCGCCACTGGAGGCCCTGGTTCCCTCGGACAGTCTTGACATTCAGGATCATGCCACCTCAGGTCCTGTGATGACAGACGATGGCCATACAGAGAAGATCCCAGGGGGAGTTGCTTTAGAGCCCCCTATAGACTGGTTTGAGCCCCTGGAGGATGACAATTATGAAGATGACACACAGGGCTTGGACATGGGCCTTGCTGTGGGGGAGCGACACATGAATAGCAGAGGGGATGCTGAAGAGGAGAGTGTTGCAGGGAGCGAAAGGAGCGGAAGCGTGGCAGGCAGTGAGAGGAACATCAAGAACAACAACCT GTTTTCTGTTTATAGGCGGAAGAAAAGAGTGAAAACTGAAGAGGGCTGGGAGGACTGGCCGGCACTTGGAGAGGGGTGGAAGCGCAAGGCGGTTGTTCGTCGCTCGGGTTCTAGTGTTGGCCAGAGTGACGTTTATTACATGAG TCCGAGTAATGAACGTGTGAGAAGTAGGGTTGAGCTTTCCAAAGTCCTGGCAGATACTCTGGACATGACAATGTTTGATTACAAAGCAGGGGTGTTCAGGGGTGCTGGACAACCCAAGACAGTGCGCCTGAGAAAG AACATACAGAAGGATCATACTACCTCAGTGGACTGTGGCTTTTCCTCAGAGTCCAGCTCCATGGGCACGCCAAGCCGAGACCCCCACCTCCAACATATCACTCCCCCAAGACCAAACACCTCTCTCACACAGATAAGTTCAGCCTCTGTCGCTCATGATGTGGAAGGTATGAAGCACAGTGCAACTAAACTGCCCTCGAGCCCTGTGTCAGCGCTTTCAGTTTCCATCAATGGGAATGCTGGTTCAGAGCCCTCCTTTTG CGTCTGTACCATTTGTGATAATTCATACACAGGCTTTGAATATGAAAGACAGATGAAGAATCCCTGTTGCCCCAAATGCAGGG GCAAGAATCCAGTTTATCAAAGATTCAGGAAG TGGATTCCTTGTGGTAACTGTAAGGCTTGCCTTACCACAGAGGATTGTGGGAGCTGTGCTAACTGCAAAAAAGCGCTGAACCCTGACTCCAGAAAACCTGTCAGCTGTCGGAAACGCAAATGTTTATGTCCGATCCGCAAG aagctgtgcgaagttgctggacaaGAGCGGGAACTGGAAcccgctgtcgtacacgtcgatccagagtatcccaaatatgctcaaagagtgacatgtctg AACAAACCCGAAGGTCCCCAAAAGTTGGATCCCCATCCCATGACAAATTTCAAG ATTGACAGTGGAGAATTGCAG AACTCCACTCCTCAATACAGTGACCCCGAAGACTTCTCTGTGAATGTCGATATAGATGATGACGATGAAGAGTTTGATGGTGATGATGCTGACTATGAG GCTTGGATAAGGAAACGTAAGCGACGCTCCTGTGGGAAGTGTGAAGCTTGTAATAGTAGGATAGACTGTGGCACTTGTGATTTCTGCATAGACAAACCGAAGTTTGGAGGCAGCAATAAGAAGAGACAGAAGTGCCGTCTGCGGCAGTGCCAGAAACAGGCCATG AGACACTTGTTGCCCTTTCAGTTGGGTCAGACTGATTTTGGGTCCGAAGAGGGGTGGGTGCAGCTTGGCAGGCCTAGACCTCACTTTACATACAGTCGCAAGACTACCCCAAAGAAAAGTAAAACACCGCAGCGGGAAGTGGACCTGGAGTTCACTGATGATATAGACGAGCCTTTGCAGGAAGAAGATGACCACTCCATGGAAACA GCACATTGGCGCCCTATGCTTCCCAGCAGTAGCATACCCCAGGATGAGAACTTCAGAAACCAGCTACCGACAGTCCAG GTGCATAAAGAGACGATGGAAATTGTCAAAAAGAATGCGCTTATGGAGCGTGTCCCGCATATCCTCAACCATTTAAGTTCTCCAGCA TATTGCACACTGTTCAAACCGGCGGATCCCCCAGTGCAATATGGTGGACCCCCAGGTGAGAATATGTCCTTGGCAGCCCCGGATGGACAGAGTGGAATGAACGGAGGAAGGCTAAGTGTGGAGAAGGATGTAGAAGCGCTGTCTGGAGAGCCTGAAGTAGAGGAAGTCACACCTATG ATCACTCAGATCTTCAGTTTGGCTGACAGTGCAGGAACAAGTGGGATCGACCAGGACCATGAGCTGCTAAAGCTACTGGAGTCCCTGCGCAGCTCTGCACTCCCCACACTCTGGTTTGCCATAATGGTGGAGGGTCCGATGCTACAGCTACTGCAGTGCTCCAAGCTCTCCCACATGGTGGACACAACTGTCCAGATTGACCTAGGCTTCTGCTATCAGATCTGTGTACAGGGCCAGCAGCTGCTCCTCACCCACCCGCTGTATGAAGCTCACCCATCCGGCCTGACCTCTGTGCCCCAGGTTGTGAACCTGCTGCTAGATCTGGAGAAGTACAATGTGTGCCAGGGGGTCCCGACCAAGGAGCAGCCATTCAGCCAGGCTCCAATCATCATTGAGCGGGCATCGACCTGTGACTTTCTGGTACTTAAAGAAACAGAGCACTGTCCGAAGTGTAAGGCCTTATCCTGTAGCTATTAA
- the LOC106565762 gene encoding uncharacterized protein isoform X3, whose amino-acid sequence MHRAPEISEVLLDNRISGRGPGTQDMEVDGEVLKPTNDALLEREERVEVGDNGMERTSEVLSPLEALVPSDSLDIQDHATSGPVMTDDGHTEKIPGGVALEPPIDWFEPLEDDNYEDDTQGLDMGLAVGERHMNSRGDAEEESVAGSERSGSVAGSERNIKNNNLFSVYRRKKRVKTEEGWEDWPALGEGWKRKAVVRRSGSSVGQSDVYYMSPSNERVRSRVELSKVLADTLDMTMFDYKAGVFRGAGQPKTVRLRKNIQKDHTTSVDCGFSSESSSMGTPSRDPHLQHITPPRPNTSLTQISSASVAHDVEGMKHSATKLPSSPVSALSVSINGNAGSEPSFCVCTICDNSYTGFEYERQMKNPCCPKCRGKNPVYQRFRKWIPCGNCKACLTTEDCGSCANCKKALNPDSRKPVSCRKRKCLCPIRKKLCEVAGQERELEPAVVHVDPEYPKYAQRVTCLNKPEGPQKLDPHPMTNFKIDSGELQNSTPQYSDPEDFSVNVDIDDDDEEFDGDDADYEAWIRKRKRRSCGKCEACNSRIDCGTCDFCIDKPKFGGSNKKRQKCRLRQCQKQAMLGQTDFGSEEGWVQLGRPRPHFTYSRKTTPKKSKTPQREVDLEFTDDIDEPLQEEDDHSMETAHWRPMLPSSSIPQDENFRNQLPTVQVHKETMEIVKKNALMERVPHILNHLSSPAYCTLFKPADPPVQYGGPPGENMSLAAPDGQSGMNGGRLSVEKDVEALSGEPEVEEVTPMITQIFSLADSAGTSGIDQDHELLKLLESLRSSALPTLWFAIMVEGPMLQLLQCSKLSHMVDTTVQIDLGFCYQICVQGQQLLLTHPLYEAHPSGLTSVPQVVNLLLDLEKYNVCQGVPTKEQPFSQAPIIIERASTCDFLVLKETEHCPKCKALSCSY is encoded by the exons ATGCATAGAGCCCCAGAAATTAGTGAAGTACTGCTGGATAACCGAATTTCAGGGAGAGGGCCAGGGACTCAAGACATGGAGGTTGACGGAGAGGTACTCAAACCTACAAATGATGCACTtctagaaagggaggagagggttgAGGTTGGGGACAATGGGATGGAGAGGACCTCTGAGGTCCTATCGCCACTGGAGGCCCTGGTTCCCTCGGACAGTCTTGACATTCAGGATCATGCCACCTCAGGTCCTGTGATGACAGACGATGGCCATACAGAGAAGATCCCAGGGGGAGTTGCTTTAGAGCCCCCTATAGACTGGTTTGAGCCCCTGGAGGATGACAATTATGAAGATGACACACAGGGCTTGGACATGGGCCTTGCTGTGGGGGAGCGACACATGAATAGCAGAGGGGATGCTGAAGAGGAGAGTGTTGCAGGGAGCGAAAGGAGCGGAAGCGTGGCAGGCAGTGAGAGGAACATCAAGAACAACAACCT GTTTTCTGTTTATAGGCGGAAGAAAAGAGTGAAAACTGAAGAGGGCTGGGAGGACTGGCCGGCACTTGGAGAGGGGTGGAAGCGCAAGGCGGTTGTTCGTCGCTCGGGTTCTAGTGTTGGCCAGAGTGACGTTTATTACATGAG TCCGAGTAATGAACGTGTGAGAAGTAGGGTTGAGCTTTCCAAAGTCCTGGCAGATACTCTGGACATGACAATGTTTGATTACAAAGCAGGGGTGTTCAGGGGTGCTGGACAACCCAAGACAGTGCGCCTGAGAAAG AACATACAGAAGGATCATACTACCTCAGTGGACTGTGGCTTTTCCTCAGAGTCCAGCTCCATGGGCACGCCAAGCCGAGACCCCCACCTCCAACATATCACTCCCCCAAGACCAAACACCTCTCTCACACAGATAAGTTCAGCCTCTGTCGCTCATGATGTGGAAGGTATGAAGCACAGTGCAACTAAACTGCCCTCGAGCCCTGTGTCAGCGCTTTCAGTTTCCATCAATGGGAATGCTGGTTCAGAGCCCTCCTTTTG CGTCTGTACCATTTGTGATAATTCATACACAGGCTTTGAATATGAAAGACAGATGAAGAATCCCTGTTGCCCCAAATGCAGGG GCAAGAATCCAGTTTATCAAAGATTCAGGAAG TGGATTCCTTGTGGTAACTGTAAGGCTTGCCTTACCACAGAGGATTGTGGGAGCTGTGCTAACTGCAAAAAAGCGCTGAACCCTGACTCCAGAAAACCTGTCAGCTGTCGGAAACGCAAATGTTTATGTCCGATCCGCAAG aagctgtgcgaagttgctggacaaGAGCGGGAACTGGAAcccgctgtcgtacacgtcgatccagagtatcccaaatatgctcaaagagtgacatgtctg AACAAACCCGAAGGTCCCCAAAAGTTGGATCCCCATCCCATGACAAATTTCAAG ATTGACAGTGGAGAATTGCAG AACTCCACTCCTCAATACAGTGACCCCGAAGACTTCTCTGTGAATGTCGATATAGATGATGACGATGAAGAGTTTGATGGTGATGATGCTGACTATGAG GCTTGGATAAGGAAACGTAAGCGACGCTCCTGTGGGAAGTGTGAAGCTTGTAATAGTAGGATAGACTGTGGCACTTGTGATTTCTGCATAGACAAACCGAAGTTTGGAGGCAGCAATAAGAAGAGACAGAAGTGCCGTCTGCGGCAGTGCCAGAAACAGGCCATG TTGGGTCAGACTGATTTTGGGTCCGAAGAGGGGTGGGTGCAGCTTGGCAGGCCTAGACCTCACTTTACATACAGTCGCAAGACTACCCCAAAGAAAAGTAAAACACCGCAGCGGGAAGTGGACCTGGAGTTCACTGATGATATAGACGAGCCTTTGCAGGAAGAAGATGACCACTCCATGGAAACA GCACATTGGCGCCCTATGCTTCCCAGCAGTAGCATACCCCAGGATGAGAACTTCAGAAACCAGCTACCGACAGTCCAG GTGCATAAAGAGACGATGGAAATTGTCAAAAAGAATGCGCTTATGGAGCGTGTCCCGCATATCCTCAACCATTTAAGTTCTCCAGCA TATTGCACACTGTTCAAACCGGCGGATCCCCCAGTGCAATATGGTGGACCCCCAGGTGAGAATATGTCCTTGGCAGCCCCGGATGGACAGAGTGGAATGAACGGAGGAAGGCTAAGTGTGGAGAAGGATGTAGAAGCGCTGTCTGGAGAGCCTGAAGTAGAGGAAGTCACACCTATG ATCACTCAGATCTTCAGTTTGGCTGACAGTGCAGGAACAAGTGGGATCGACCAGGACCATGAGCTGCTAAAGCTACTGGAGTCCCTGCGCAGCTCTGCACTCCCCACACTCTGGTTTGCCATAATGGTGGAGGGTCCGATGCTACAGCTACTGCAGTGCTCCAAGCTCTCCCACATGGTGGACACAACTGTCCAGATTGACCTAGGCTTCTGCTATCAGATCTGTGTACAGGGCCAGCAGCTGCTCCTCACCCACCCGCTGTATGAAGCTCACCCATCCGGCCTGACCTCTGTGCCCCAGGTTGTGAACCTGCTGCTAGATCTGGAGAAGTACAATGTGTGCCAGGGGGTCCCGACCAAGGAGCAGCCATTCAGCCAGGCTCCAATCATCATTGAGCGGGCATCGACCTGTGACTTTCTGGTACTTAAAGAAACAGAGCACTGTCCGAAGTGTAAGGCCTTATCCTGTAGCTATTAA
- the LOC106565762 gene encoding uncharacterized protein isoform X4 yields MHRAPEISEVLLDNRISGRGPGTQDMEVDGEVLKPTNDALLEREERVEVGDNGMERTSEVLSPLEALVPSDSLDIQDHATSGPVMTDDGHTEKIPGGVALEPPIDWFEPLEDDNYEDDTQGLDMGLAVGERHMNSRGDAEEESVAGSERSGSVAGSERNIKNNNLFSVYRRKKRVKTEEGWEDWPALGEGWKRKAVVRRSGSSVGQSDVYYMSPSNERVRSRVELSKVLADTLDMTMFDYKAGVFRGAGQPKTVRLRKNIQKDHTTSVDCGFSSESSSMGTPSRDPHLQHITPPRPNTSLTQISSASVAHDVEGMKHSATKLPSSPVSALSVSINGNAGSEPSFCVCTICDNSYTGFEYERQMKNPCCPKCRGKNPVYQRFRKWIPCGNCKACLTTEDCGSCANCKKALNPDSRKPVSCRKRKCLCPIRKNKPEGPQKLDPHPMTNFKIDSGELQNSTPQYSDPEDFSVNVDIDDDDEEFDGDDADYEAWIRKRKRRSCGKCEACNSRIDCGTCDFCIDKPKFGGSNKKRQKCRLRQCQKQAMRHLLPFQLGQTDFGSEEGWVQLGRPRPHFTYSRKTTPKKSKTPQREVDLEFTDDIDEPLQEEDDHSMETAHWRPMLPSSSIPQDENFRNQLPTVQVHKETMEIVKKNALMERVPHILNHLSSPAYCTLFKPADPPVQYGGPPGENMSLAAPDGQSGMNGGRLSVEKDVEALSGEPEVEEVTPMITQIFSLADSAGTSGIDQDHELLKLLESLRSSALPTLWFAIMVEGPMLQLLQCSKLSHMVDTTVQIDLGFCYQICVQGQQLLLTHPLYEAHPSGLTSVPQVVNLLLDLEKYNVCQGVPTKEQPFSQAPIIIERASTCDFLVLKETEHCPKCKALSCSY; encoded by the exons ATGCATAGAGCCCCAGAAATTAGTGAAGTACTGCTGGATAACCGAATTTCAGGGAGAGGGCCAGGGACTCAAGACATGGAGGTTGACGGAGAGGTACTCAAACCTACAAATGATGCACTtctagaaagggaggagagggttgAGGTTGGGGACAATGGGATGGAGAGGACCTCTGAGGTCCTATCGCCACTGGAGGCCCTGGTTCCCTCGGACAGTCTTGACATTCAGGATCATGCCACCTCAGGTCCTGTGATGACAGACGATGGCCATACAGAGAAGATCCCAGGGGGAGTTGCTTTAGAGCCCCCTATAGACTGGTTTGAGCCCCTGGAGGATGACAATTATGAAGATGACACACAGGGCTTGGACATGGGCCTTGCTGTGGGGGAGCGACACATGAATAGCAGAGGGGATGCTGAAGAGGAGAGTGTTGCAGGGAGCGAAAGGAGCGGAAGCGTGGCAGGCAGTGAGAGGAACATCAAGAACAACAACCT GTTTTCTGTTTATAGGCGGAAGAAAAGAGTGAAAACTGAAGAGGGCTGGGAGGACTGGCCGGCACTTGGAGAGGGGTGGAAGCGCAAGGCGGTTGTTCGTCGCTCGGGTTCTAGTGTTGGCCAGAGTGACGTTTATTACATGAG TCCGAGTAATGAACGTGTGAGAAGTAGGGTTGAGCTTTCCAAAGTCCTGGCAGATACTCTGGACATGACAATGTTTGATTACAAAGCAGGGGTGTTCAGGGGTGCTGGACAACCCAAGACAGTGCGCCTGAGAAAG AACATACAGAAGGATCATACTACCTCAGTGGACTGTGGCTTTTCCTCAGAGTCCAGCTCCATGGGCACGCCAAGCCGAGACCCCCACCTCCAACATATCACTCCCCCAAGACCAAACACCTCTCTCACACAGATAAGTTCAGCCTCTGTCGCTCATGATGTGGAAGGTATGAAGCACAGTGCAACTAAACTGCCCTCGAGCCCTGTGTCAGCGCTTTCAGTTTCCATCAATGGGAATGCTGGTTCAGAGCCCTCCTTTTG CGTCTGTACCATTTGTGATAATTCATACACAGGCTTTGAATATGAAAGACAGATGAAGAATCCCTGTTGCCCCAAATGCAGGG GCAAGAATCCAGTTTATCAAAGATTCAGGAAG TGGATTCCTTGTGGTAACTGTAAGGCTTGCCTTACCACAGAGGATTGTGGGAGCTGTGCTAACTGCAAAAAAGCGCTGAACCCTGACTCCAGAAAACCTGTCAGCTGTCGGAAACGCAAATGTTTATGTCCGATCCGCAAG AACAAACCCGAAGGTCCCCAAAAGTTGGATCCCCATCCCATGACAAATTTCAAG ATTGACAGTGGAGAATTGCAG AACTCCACTCCTCAATACAGTGACCCCGAAGACTTCTCTGTGAATGTCGATATAGATGATGACGATGAAGAGTTTGATGGTGATGATGCTGACTATGAG GCTTGGATAAGGAAACGTAAGCGACGCTCCTGTGGGAAGTGTGAAGCTTGTAATAGTAGGATAGACTGTGGCACTTGTGATTTCTGCATAGACAAACCGAAGTTTGGAGGCAGCAATAAGAAGAGACAGAAGTGCCGTCTGCGGCAGTGCCAGAAACAGGCCATG AGACACTTGTTGCCCTTTCAGTTGGGTCAGACTGATTTTGGGTCCGAAGAGGGGTGGGTGCAGCTTGGCAGGCCTAGACCTCACTTTACATACAGTCGCAAGACTACCCCAAAGAAAAGTAAAACACCGCAGCGGGAAGTGGACCTGGAGTTCACTGATGATATAGACGAGCCTTTGCAGGAAGAAGATGACCACTCCATGGAAACA GCACATTGGCGCCCTATGCTTCCCAGCAGTAGCATACCCCAGGATGAGAACTTCAGAAACCAGCTACCGACAGTCCAG GTGCATAAAGAGACGATGGAAATTGTCAAAAAGAATGCGCTTATGGAGCGTGTCCCGCATATCCTCAACCATTTAAGTTCTCCAGCA TATTGCACACTGTTCAAACCGGCGGATCCCCCAGTGCAATATGGTGGACCCCCAGGTGAGAATATGTCCTTGGCAGCCCCGGATGGACAGAGTGGAATGAACGGAGGAAGGCTAAGTGTGGAGAAGGATGTAGAAGCGCTGTCTGGAGAGCCTGAAGTAGAGGAAGTCACACCTATG ATCACTCAGATCTTCAGTTTGGCTGACAGTGCAGGAACAAGTGGGATCGACCAGGACCATGAGCTGCTAAAGCTACTGGAGTCCCTGCGCAGCTCTGCACTCCCCACACTCTGGTTTGCCATAATGGTGGAGGGTCCGATGCTACAGCTACTGCAGTGCTCCAAGCTCTCCCACATGGTGGACACAACTGTCCAGATTGACCTAGGCTTCTGCTATCAGATCTGTGTACAGGGCCAGCAGCTGCTCCTCACCCACCCGCTGTATGAAGCTCACCCATCCGGCCTGACCTCTGTGCCCCAGGTTGTGAACCTGCTGCTAGATCTGGAGAAGTACAATGTGTGCCAGGGGGTCCCGACCAAGGAGCAGCCATTCAGCCAGGCTCCAATCATCATTGAGCGGGCATCGACCTGTGACTTTCTGGTACTTAAAGAAACAGAGCACTGTCCGAAGTGTAAGGCCTTATCCTGTAGCTATTAA
- the LOC106565762 gene encoding uncharacterized protein isoform X2 — MHRAPEISEVLLDNRISGRGPGTQDMEVDGEVLKPTNDALLEREERVEVGDNGMERTSEVLSPLEALVPSDSLDIQDHATSGPVMTDDGHTEKIPGGVALEPPIDWFEPLEDDNYEDDTQGLDMGLAVGERHMNSRGDAEEESVAGSERSGSVAGSERNIKNNNLRKKRVKTEEGWEDWPALGEGWKRKAVVRRSGSSVGQSDVYYMSPSNERVRSRVELSKVLADTLDMTMFDYKAGVFRGAGQPKTVRLRKNIQKDHTTSVDCGFSSESSSMGTPSRDPHLQHITPPRPNTSLTQISSASVAHDVEGMKHSATKLPSSPVSALSVSINGNAGSEPSFCVCTICDNSYTGFEYERQMKNPCCPKCRGKNPVYQRFRKWIPCGNCKACLTTEDCGSCANCKKALNPDSRKPVSCRKRKCLCPIRKKLCEVAGQERELEPAVVHVDPEYPKYAQRVTCLNKPEGPQKLDPHPMTNFKIDSGELQNSTPQYSDPEDFSVNVDIDDDDEEFDGDDADYEAWIRKRKRRSCGKCEACNSRIDCGTCDFCIDKPKFGGSNKKRQKCRLRQCQKQAMRHLLPFQLGQTDFGSEEGWVQLGRPRPHFTYSRKTTPKKSKTPQREVDLEFTDDIDEPLQEEDDHSMETAHWRPMLPSSSIPQDENFRNQLPTVQVHKETMEIVKKNALMERVPHILNHLSSPAYCTLFKPADPPVQYGGPPGENMSLAAPDGQSGMNGGRLSVEKDVEALSGEPEVEEVTPMITQIFSLADSAGTSGIDQDHELLKLLESLRSSALPTLWFAIMVEGPMLQLLQCSKLSHMVDTTVQIDLGFCYQICVQGQQLLLTHPLYEAHPSGLTSVPQVVNLLLDLEKYNVCQGVPTKEQPFSQAPIIIERASTCDFLVLKETEHCPKCKALSCSY; from the exons ATGCATAGAGCCCCAGAAATTAGTGAAGTACTGCTGGATAACCGAATTTCAGGGAGAGGGCCAGGGACTCAAGACATGGAGGTTGACGGAGAGGTACTCAAACCTACAAATGATGCACTtctagaaagggaggagagggttgAGGTTGGGGACAATGGGATGGAGAGGACCTCTGAGGTCCTATCGCCACTGGAGGCCCTGGTTCCCTCGGACAGTCTTGACATTCAGGATCATGCCACCTCAGGTCCTGTGATGACAGACGATGGCCATACAGAGAAGATCCCAGGGGGAGTTGCTTTAGAGCCCCCTATAGACTGGTTTGAGCCCCTGGAGGATGACAATTATGAAGATGACACACAGGGCTTGGACATGGGCCTTGCTGTGGGGGAGCGACACATGAATAGCAGAGGGGATGCTGAAGAGGAGAGTGTTGCAGGGAGCGAAAGGAGCGGAAGCGTGGCAGGCAGTGAGAGGAACATCAAGAACAACAACCT GCGGAAGAAAAGAGTGAAAACTGAAGAGGGCTGGGAGGACTGGCCGGCACTTGGAGAGGGGTGGAAGCGCAAGGCGGTTGTTCGTCGCTCGGGTTCTAGTGTTGGCCAGAGTGACGTTTATTACATGAG TCCGAGTAATGAACGTGTGAGAAGTAGGGTTGAGCTTTCCAAAGTCCTGGCAGATACTCTGGACATGACAATGTTTGATTACAAAGCAGGGGTGTTCAGGGGTGCTGGACAACCCAAGACAGTGCGCCTGAGAAAG AACATACAGAAGGATCATACTACCTCAGTGGACTGTGGCTTTTCCTCAGAGTCCAGCTCCATGGGCACGCCAAGCCGAGACCCCCACCTCCAACATATCACTCCCCCAAGACCAAACACCTCTCTCACACAGATAAGTTCAGCCTCTGTCGCTCATGATGTGGAAGGTATGAAGCACAGTGCAACTAAACTGCCCTCGAGCCCTGTGTCAGCGCTTTCAGTTTCCATCAATGGGAATGCTGGTTCAGAGCCCTCCTTTTG CGTCTGTACCATTTGTGATAATTCATACACAGGCTTTGAATATGAAAGACAGATGAAGAATCCCTGTTGCCCCAAATGCAGGG GCAAGAATCCAGTTTATCAAAGATTCAGGAAG TGGATTCCTTGTGGTAACTGTAAGGCTTGCCTTACCACAGAGGATTGTGGGAGCTGTGCTAACTGCAAAAAAGCGCTGAACCCTGACTCCAGAAAACCTGTCAGCTGTCGGAAACGCAAATGTTTATGTCCGATCCGCAAG aagctgtgcgaagttgctggacaaGAGCGGGAACTGGAAcccgctgtcgtacacgtcgatccagagtatcccaaatatgctcaaagagtgacatgtctg AACAAACCCGAAGGTCCCCAAAAGTTGGATCCCCATCCCATGACAAATTTCAAG ATTGACAGTGGAGAATTGCAG AACTCCACTCCTCAATACAGTGACCCCGAAGACTTCTCTGTGAATGTCGATATAGATGATGACGATGAAGAGTTTGATGGTGATGATGCTGACTATGAG GCTTGGATAAGGAAACGTAAGCGACGCTCCTGTGGGAAGTGTGAAGCTTGTAATAGTAGGATAGACTGTGGCACTTGTGATTTCTGCATAGACAAACCGAAGTTTGGAGGCAGCAATAAGAAGAGACAGAAGTGCCGTCTGCGGCAGTGCCAGAAACAGGCCATG AGACACTTGTTGCCCTTTCAGTTGGGTCAGACTGATTTTGGGTCCGAAGAGGGGTGGGTGCAGCTTGGCAGGCCTAGACCTCACTTTACATACAGTCGCAAGACTACCCCAAAGAAAAGTAAAACACCGCAGCGGGAAGTGGACCTGGAGTTCACTGATGATATAGACGAGCCTTTGCAGGAAGAAGATGACCACTCCATGGAAACA GCACATTGGCGCCCTATGCTTCCCAGCAGTAGCATACCCCAGGATGAGAACTTCAGAAACCAGCTACCGACAGTCCAG GTGCATAAAGAGACGATGGAAATTGTCAAAAAGAATGCGCTTATGGAGCGTGTCCCGCATATCCTCAACCATTTAAGTTCTCCAGCA TATTGCACACTGTTCAAACCGGCGGATCCCCCAGTGCAATATGGTGGACCCCCAGGTGAGAATATGTCCTTGGCAGCCCCGGATGGACAGAGTGGAATGAACGGAGGAAGGCTAAGTGTGGAGAAGGATGTAGAAGCGCTGTCTGGAGAGCCTGAAGTAGAGGAAGTCACACCTATG ATCACTCAGATCTTCAGTTTGGCTGACAGTGCAGGAACAAGTGGGATCGACCAGGACCATGAGCTGCTAAAGCTACTGGAGTCCCTGCGCAGCTCTGCACTCCCCACACTCTGGTTTGCCATAATGGTGGAGGGTCCGATGCTACAGCTACTGCAGTGCTCCAAGCTCTCCCACATGGTGGACACAACTGTCCAGATTGACCTAGGCTTCTGCTATCAGATCTGTGTACAGGGCCAGCAGCTGCTCCTCACCCACCCGCTGTATGAAGCTCACCCATCCGGCCTGACCTCTGTGCCCCAGGTTGTGAACCTGCTGCTAGATCTGGAGAAGTACAATGTGTGCCAGGGGGTCCCGACCAAGGAGCAGCCATTCAGCCAGGCTCCAATCATCATTGAGCGGGCATCGACCTGTGACTTTCTGGTACTTAAAGAAACAGAGCACTGTCCGAAGTGTAAGGCCTTATCCTGTAGCTATTAA